TCTGTCTCTGTCGGACTCGAAGCCGAAAATTCAGGGGGGAGTATACTGGAGAGCTCGGTTTGCAGCGAGGACGACGTGGTGTCGGAGGAAGAGAAGGATGAAGAAGAGTCGgctgaagaggaggaggaggaggagctggtgGTGGTTGGCGAGGATTGTGACTTCGGAAGAGGCGCATCGGTGATGTAGAAGTAGGCGGACGACATCAACTTCCCTTTCGTTGCCCCTATGTTTTCAGGCCCACCTTCCTTCAACCAGAAGAAAAAAGTGTTGGATTTTTTTTCAGGTCAAAGTCGTAGAGCTGGACTCTCCAGTCAAATTCGCTCTGAGGACCGTTGGTGGTTTCTTTAATGATTTGGGTTGAAAAACGCCCGGGGGACATTGAGCTATTAGATGCGGCAATGGCGACGGGGTAGATTAGGAATCTCGCTTTGTCGAGATCGACTTACGGAAGACGATCGGCCCTGGATCGGCCGACCCGCCGGCCATTGACTGCTGCCATAGGACTATTGTATAGTTGATGAGTTCCGTATGGTACTTGATGGTTTTGATCTCTCCAACATGATAGACCTCTCTGCTCGGGAGCGGCGTGTAGAATTGGCACGCCACCAGAGGCGCTAAGGCCAAGACAAAGGTGAGGGCGTCAAGCCGGGCCATCGTGAGAGAAAAAGTGCGCCGCCCATCCTTTTGCCTTTCTTTGCCAGCTGGTGCGCCTGTTGCTCTTCATATCTCTCTGGGAGCGGCTCGCGCCAGGTACCATTTGCATCCTGGAACGCGAGTCTTTGTTGCGAGATTGGCCTTGTCCTAATCAGGCAACTCACTCTACCCAGTAACTAGCGGGCGAGTCCAATCGCGGCACACATGGTAGCGCCTGCTCCACTGCGGATCTCTGCTTACAGGAACCAACAGACATTCGCGTGTGCGCGCGGAGTACACTACTGTGTAGGCTGTCGGAGCGCCCCTATCGGATCATGCttactgtacagtacgtatAGGACGGATGGATTCCGCATAACACACAGGCGACCCTCCCAAGTCGAGGGCGCTTATCAGCCGCGGACGTTTCCTCGGCAGGCGACATAAGCTTACTGCTCTCCCGCTCGCAAATTTTGCTGAGAGCATCCGACTTCCGTGTCTAATGGCCATCTCTCTGTTACCGGAACAGCAAAGAGAAGGACGGACATGGAGTCAATACACTTACCGCCCTTACCGAGAAGGGTTCTGTACGCTTTCGGCAGCGCGCTCCTTCTGACCTTTGTGCTTCTTCGATCCCTAGCCCCTGAGAGCTCGACATTCCGAGTTGCGCACCGGGGATGGGCGCCCGCGGGCGATCTCCTGCGCGACATCCGCAACAGTACCCTTGGCGTGAGTGTGATTCTTCTCATCTACATTACGTTTGCGGGCATTTTCCCGGTTGTTCCTTCCTCTTCTCCCGTCTCCCGTTCCCTGGTTGCCCTGCTGGCCAAATGCGGCTGCAGGGCAGCCGGTCCTAGTTGTGACGTGGGCCCCAACGTACATACCAACCGCCTTGGCGCACTAGTTCGAGCACATATTCGTTGTCGGCCTGCCTTCCCGGTCGGACCGTCGCGATAACATAGTCCTACAAGCGGCACTTAGCGATATCCAAGTCGAGTTCATCGATGGCGTCCTGGGCCAAGACATCCCGGACAAGGCCATTCCTACGTCGCCCGACCACAAACGCCCTGCCGATCCCGTCCTCGGCTGTTGGCGCGGGCACATGAACGCCGTCCGAGAGTAAGTCATCCTCTCAGCCTTCTTTGTGAAgctcgtcttcttcctctgTTGTGATTATCATATATGAGCTTTTATCTTCTTTCCTTTGTACGTCACGCGTCTTCAATCCTTGAGTTTGATTAACTCATGATTCCACAGAATCGTGCGTCGGAATTTGACGTCGGCTCTTATCCTCGAGGACGACGTCGACTGGGATGTGAGGATCAGAGACCAGCTACAGGACTTCGCGCTGTCAATTCGCGCACTTACGCAACCTTTGCTACGCGGCGACGCCGGCGGATATGCTGACCCGACCTATCCCATGCCATCTGACAACTCACCCGAGTCGGTGCCCGATATGGACTTTTACCAACTCCCGGCCACCGTTCCCCCGAGCACATATCCGTATGGAGACAACTGGGACCTTCTCTGGGTTGGCCACTGCGGCATGCATTTCCCCTTTAAAGGCAGCAAGACAATCCCGAAGGGACGCGTGATCCGCCACAACGACGTGACGGTTGCTCCCAAGAAGAGCCTGTGGACGTTTAACATCCCCTTCACCCTCAAGGAGACGTATCCCGAGCACACCCGGGCCTACCATCACGTCCAAGAGGGCGTCTGCTCGCTCGGCTACGCGCTCAGCCAGCGGGGCGCGCGGAAGCTCCTCCACGAAGTCGGCCTTAAGGACGTCAACGCCGGCTACGACCTCCTGCTGCGGTGGTTCTGCGAGGGCGTCAAGGGCCGCAGGCCCGGTCGCCAATGCTTGACGACGCAACCGGCCCTGTTCCACCATCACCGAATGGCCGGGCCCGAGAGCCACATGAGCGATATCGGAAATCACCCGAACAAGTTCCGACACAAGGCCATGACCGACATGGTCAGGTGGAGTGTACGCTTGAATGCCGACGTTTTGATGGAGGGGAGGACAGATTTCGTAGATCAGTACCCGGACTAGGACAGGAAATTTTCGACCACGTTCATTGTTTGCATATAATATCTCACATATTACGTAAATCTTGGTAATTGGTACAACATCTCACTTTTTCATTCTTCTGAGAAATGAGCATTAGATCAGAAATGGTGTAATGCTTATGGAAACGGTTTGCTGCTATGCGCTGCATCAATACTTAAGGCGGGGCCCTTTGCGGATGATTTGGAGCTGCTAACTAGTTGGCGGAATTCCTAGTCAGTGTCATGGTCTCCTAACAAGCCAGCGCGCCCTCCACCCCGGGCACTGCAAGTTACCGGTGTCCACAAGGAGAGAAGCGGAAAAGATATAGCGACTAATTTAATTTGGGAGGCGCACGTTTCGATGCGTAGGTGGCCTTTCCACCGAATCACAAGGTTGATGTGCGAGATTTGGGTCGTGCCTGAGGTTCTACGTCTCCATTTGCCAATCGAAGCTCCTTCACCATCTCGAAGGCACCTGCGTTATTTCACAGCACTCATATCAGAGAAGGAGAGGCTTGGAAGAGGAACAAAATCAGCTTGAGCAGAATACAGCACTCAATTGCGGTTTTCTCAGTCACCAGGAAGTGGTAAATGCTCGTCGTCGGATCTCAAAGTGCTAATGAACAGGAGCGTTCCAGGCTTCGGTTTTTTTTGGTTGCAATGCTCTGCTGATGGATTGTGTAGAGATCATCGATGACTCCTTGAAACATTCAGGGTTCTTGGGTGCAACTGGTCAACCCACTCGGCTTCGGTTCTCCCTTCGATCCGGAGACCATAGATTGCACCAAGATCATTCCCTCGGTTGTATCAGACAGCTCGACTCCCACTCCCCGAACCTACGTTGGTTGTCTCTTCCGGCCCTTTCATGTCTCAGATGGTTTCCCTTGTCTTTGAAACCCCTTGACTCGGGAGACGGGACCCACACGGCGTGTACAGTACCCGAACGTTGCCAAGCCAACCAACCTATTCCCTCTGAGGGATGGTCAATCAATGAAACGGTGCGAAGAAGAAAATGAAGAcatggtacggagtacttgcATGGAGACCCGTGGAAGGCCAGTCACTTTTGAGCGTAGCCGTAACCAGGCAGGATGAAAACAACTCGTTTACGAAGGACGACGAGGTCTCGACTTATCCAAGTGGGGCGACGGCCTGCCAGGGGAAGCGAGTCAAGCGCGGAAAGGCAAGATGGTCGAGCGCCTGGGAAACTGGGATCATGACGTAACATACAAGTTGTGCCCAAACAAGAGAACAAATTCGACATCATGGCTTCATGACTAACCGCTTTGGCCGTACTTCATGTTGTTGATTGCATGTAATTTACCTAGTGCTGCGTGGGAAGTTCAATGTCCCGAATCTTGGTTCCCAAAACATTTTCTGCTCTCTTTCCCAGTTCCTCCAGATCTCAAGAGTGCAATTATTACTGCGTGTATTTCAAAAATCATCAACTCGAACGACTAAACCGTCGCCCACTTGAAAGCTCACACGAAAAAGAACCAGAAACAACAGAGAATTCAAataaaagggaaaaaaaggaagagaCAATTGAGAGAAACCATGTCTCGCAACGTGTGCATCACAGCGGTCGAGGACCAGCACCCGACCGAACCTGACGAGTTCTTCCGCAACTACTTACGCAGGCGAACTGCGGCCAAAGAAGAAGCTGCGGAGCAGCTAATTAGGCGTAGCGAAATGATGGACTTGTTTTTCGGCTGCCCTATCGCAGCGTCATCTCATGTAGGTCAATTGCTTGTGTCAATAAATAGGAAAAAGTGATCATGAAGTCATTCCTATTGAGTGTCCCAAAGGACTATTGTTCAGCAGAGGAGAGAATAATAGGCTTTCCGTGATCTGCTCGAATGTTGACTGTCGGTATGTAATATGACAAGCTTCATTCAGCCTCGAAATCCATCCCCGCCACCTCGTACAGCATCT
This genomic window from Thermothelomyces thermophilus ATCC 42464 chromosome 1, complete sequence contains:
- a CDS encoding glycosyltransferase family 25 protein (CAZy_ID 267980), with product MESIHLPPLPRRVLYAFGSALLLTFVLLRSLAPESSTFRVAHRGWAPAGDLLRDIRNSTLGFEHIFVVGLPSRSDRRDNIVLQAALSDIQVEFIDGVLGQDIPDKAIPTSPDHKRPADPVLGCWRGHMNAVREIVRRNLTSALILEDDVDWDVRIRDQLQDFALSIRALTQPLLRGDAGGYADPTYPMPSDNSPESVPDMDFYQLPATVPPSTYPYGDNWDLLWVGHCGMHFPFKGSKTIPKGRVIRHNDVTVAPKKSLWTFNIPFTLKETYPEHTRAYHHVQEGVCSLGYALSQRGARKLLHEVGLKDVNAGYDLLLRWFCEGVKGRRPGRQCLTTQPALFHHHRMAGPESHMSDIGNHPNKFRHKAMTDMVRWSVRLNADVLMEGRTDFVDQYPD